In Streptomyces dangxiongensis, one DNA window encodes the following:
- a CDS encoding DUF3618 domain-containing protein gives MTQPPHDEPTASSQEELREQVEHTRQELGETVEALAAKADVKARAQEKTAEVKEQAVAKAGELKQQAAVKAGEVKARAAEAAARVQDKLPEPVKDKASSAAEQARAKAAEAGRLWQEKAPEPVRAKAAQGARMARENRTWLVAAVGAVVVAGLVCRRRKG, from the coding sequence ATGACCCAGCCGCCGCATGACGAGCCGACCGCTTCCAGCCAGGAGGAGCTGAGGGAGCAGGTCGAGCACACCCGTCAGGAATTGGGGGAGACCGTGGAGGCGCTGGCGGCCAAGGCCGACGTCAAGGCCCGCGCCCAGGAGAAGACCGCGGAGGTCAAGGAGCAGGCCGTGGCGAAGGCCGGCGAGCTGAAGCAGCAGGCCGCGGTGAAGGCCGGGGAGGTCAAGGCGCGGGCCGCCGAGGCGGCTGCCCGGGTGCAGGACAAGCTCCCCGAGCCGGTCAAGGACAAGGCCTCCTCGGCCGCCGAGCAGGCTCGCGCGAAGGCCGCCGAGGCGGGCCGGCTGTGGCAGGAGAAGGCGCCGGAGCCGGTGCGTGCGAAGGCGGCGCAGGGCGCCCGGATGGCCCGTGAGAACCGGACCTGGCTGGTGGCAGCCGTCGGGGCGGTCGTCGTGGCCGGTCTGGTCTGCCGCCGCCGCAAGGGCTGA
- a CDS encoding SRPBCC family protein: MSQVEESIEVDVPVRTAYDQWTQFETFPQFMEGVERIEQRTPTLTHWVTKIDGATREFDAEITEQTPDERVAWTTVSGEAEQAGVVTFHRLDATRTKVMLQLDYEPHGLAETVGDKLGVVKRQVTGDLARFKKFIEARGDETGAWRGEV; encoded by the coding sequence ATGTCGCAGGTGGAAGAGTCCATCGAGGTCGACGTCCCGGTCCGCACCGCCTACGACCAGTGGACCCAGTTCGAGACCTTCCCCCAGTTCATGGAGGGCGTCGAGCGCATCGAGCAGCGCACGCCGACCCTCACGCACTGGGTGACGAAGATCGACGGTGCCACCCGCGAGTTCGACGCCGAGATCACCGAGCAGACCCCCGACGAGCGCGTCGCCTGGACCACCGTGAGCGGCGAGGCCGAGCAGGCGGGGGTCGTCACCTTCCACCGTCTGGACGCCACCCGCACCAAGGTCATGCTGCAGTTGGACTACGAACCCCACGGCCTGGCCGAGACCGTCGGCGACAAGCTCGGCGTCGTCAAGCGGCAGGTCACCGGCGATCTGGCGCGGTTCAAGAAGTTCATCGAGGCCCGCGGCGACGAGACCGGTGCCTGGCGCGGCGAGGTCTGA
- the helR gene encoding RNA polymerase recycling motor ATPase HelR, which translates to MNPLALGAFDLPDRLSSKADPALISGDEEHFAAIAECLEQSVAELSDRLEAERKAPGGKGRQAMDRDAEIHRLTARLRTLRRFGLDLCLGHMVSTDHPEPVYVGRLGLTDSSGRRLLVDWRSPAAEPFFGATHANPMGLASRRRYRWTRGRISDYWDEVFAADGLEGHAALDDQSAFIASLEGNRSARMRDVLATIQADQDAIIRAGSRGALVVDGGPGTGKTVVALHRSAYLLYTDPRLGHRRGGVLFVGPHRPYLDYVADVLPSLGEEGVQTCILRDLVAEGAAATVEADPQVARLKSSADMVRAIEKAVRFYEEPPAEGMTVITPWSEIRLTADDWAVAFDAAEPGTPHNDARHQVWEELLTMLVDKHPGDVSETLLRRALRQNRELLTAFGRAWPLLEAADLVGDLWSVPAYLRMCAPWLDRDDVQRLQRADAQAWTVSDLPLLDAARQRLGDPEASRRRRRHEAAVAAEHERMSTVIEGLLRADDDGEGAVMMLHGQDLQDSLVDRSALPTVDPDLLAGPFAHVVVDEAQELTDAEWQMLLLRCPSRSFTVVGDRAQARHGFTESWQERLARVGLGRVTVAPLSINYRTPEEIMTEAEPVIRAVLPDANVPVSIRGGGTPVVHGSTADLESILDDWLAAHAEGIACVIGDPTFRATPRVRSLTPELSKGLEFDLVVLVDPEKFGEGVEGAVDRYVAMTRATRHLVVLTSG; encoded by the coding sequence GTGAACCCCCTGGCCCTCGGCGCGTTCGACCTTCCCGACCGCCTGTCCTCCAAGGCCGACCCGGCTCTGATCAGCGGCGACGAGGAGCACTTCGCGGCCATCGCGGAGTGCCTCGAACAGTCGGTCGCCGAACTGTCCGACCGTCTGGAGGCCGAGCGGAAGGCGCCCGGCGGCAAGGGCCGGCAGGCGATGGACCGGGACGCGGAGATCCACCGGCTGACCGCCCGCCTGCGCACCCTGCGCCGCTTCGGCCTGGACCTGTGCCTCGGGCACATGGTGAGCACCGACCACCCCGAGCCCGTGTACGTCGGACGGCTCGGCCTCACCGACAGCTCGGGACGCCGGCTGCTGGTCGACTGGCGTTCCCCGGCGGCGGAGCCGTTCTTCGGGGCCACCCATGCCAACCCGATGGGACTGGCGAGCCGCCGCCGCTACCGCTGGACCCGCGGCCGGATCAGCGACTACTGGGACGAGGTGTTCGCCGCGGACGGGCTGGAGGGACACGCCGCGCTCGACGACCAGTCCGCCTTCATCGCCAGCCTCGAAGGCAACCGGTCGGCCCGGATGCGGGACGTGCTCGCCACCATCCAGGCCGACCAGGACGCCATCATCCGCGCGGGGTCCCGCGGCGCTCTTGTCGTGGACGGCGGGCCGGGCACGGGGAAGACCGTCGTCGCGCTGCACCGCTCCGCCTACCTCCTGTACACCGACCCCCGGCTGGGTCACCGCCGGGGCGGCGTGCTGTTCGTCGGTCCGCACCGGCCCTATCTGGACTATGTCGCCGATGTCCTGCCCAGTCTGGGCGAGGAGGGTGTGCAGACCTGCATCCTGCGGGACCTCGTCGCCGAGGGAGCGGCGGCGACGGTCGAGGCCGACCCGCAGGTGGCCCGGCTGAAGTCGTCCGCGGACATGGTGCGGGCGATCGAGAAGGCCGTCCGCTTCTACGAGGAACCGCCCGCCGAGGGGATGACGGTCATCACCCCCTGGTCGGAGATCCGGCTGACCGCCGACGACTGGGCCGTGGCGTTCGATGCGGCGGAGCCCGGTACGCCGCACAACGACGCGCGTCACCAGGTCTGGGAAGAGCTGCTGACGATGCTGGTGGACAAGCACCCCGGCGACGTGTCGGAGACGCTGCTGCGCAGGGCGCTGCGGCAGAACAGGGAGCTGCTCACGGCGTTCGGCCGCGCGTGGCCGCTGCTGGAGGCGGCCGACCTCGTCGGTGACCTGTGGTCGGTGCCCGCCTACCTGCGGATGTGCGCTCCCTGGCTGGACCGGGACGACGTACAGCGGCTCCAGCGCGCGGACGCCCAGGCGTGGACGGTGTCCGACCTGCCCCTCCTGGACGCGGCCCGGCAGCGGCTCGGTGACCCGGAGGCGTCGCGGCGCAGGCGCCGGCACGAGGCCGCGGTGGCCGCCGAACACGAGCGCATGTCCACCGTCATCGAGGGCCTGCTCAGGGCGGACGACGACGGTGAGGGCGCGGTGATGATGCTGCACGGCCAGGACCTGCAGGACAGCCTCGTCGACCGGAGCGCCCTGCCCACCGTCGACCCTGACCTGCTCGCCGGCCCGTTCGCGCACGTCGTCGTGGACGAGGCGCAGGAACTGACCGACGCGGAATGGCAGATGCTGCTGCTGCGGTGTCCGTCCCGGAGCTTCACCGTCGTCGGGGACCGCGCCCAGGCCCGGCACGGGTTCACGGAGTCGTGGCAGGAACGGCTGGCACGTGTCGGGCTCGGCCGGGTCACCGTGGCTCCCCTGAGCATCAACTACCGGACGCCGGAGGAGATCATGACGGAGGCCGAGCCCGTCATCCGGGCCGTGCTCCCCGATGCCAACGTGCCGGTGTCCATCCGCGGCGGCGGCACACCCGTCGTCCACGGATCGACCGCCGACCTGGAGTCGATCCTCGACGACTGGCTCGCCGCGCATGCCGAGGGGATCGCCTGCGTCATCGGTGACCCCACGTTCCGGGCGACGCCCCGTGTCCGGTCCCTGACCCCGGAACTGTCGAAGGGACTCGAGTTCGACCTGGTCGTCCTGGTCGACCCGGAGAAGTTCGGCGAGGGCGTCGAGGGAGCGGTGGACCGCTACGTGGCGATGACCCGGGCGACCCGGCACCTCGTCGTCCTCACGAGCGGCTGA
- a CDS encoding septal ring lytic transglycosylase RlpA family protein gives MAVQPPTRSALLQAALAFALAAPAGLLITSPAQAAAERCWATHYGPQPPGALTAGGEVFDNNAYTAATSLTRRPQLPFGTRVQVTNVANGRSLVVRINDRGTFAQTPQEPKCLDLTDGAFGRLGGSLNPDAGHIVVTQKVLD, from the coding sequence GTGGCCGTACAACCCCCCACGCGTTCCGCGCTGTTACAGGCCGCGCTCGCCTTCGCCCTCGCCGCGCCGGCCGGCCTGCTCATCACTTCCCCCGCCCAGGCCGCCGCCGAGCGGTGCTGGGCGACGCACTACGGCCCCCAGCCGCCCGGCGCGCTGACCGCCGGCGGCGAGGTCTTCGACAACAACGCCTACACGGCCGCCACTTCTCTCACCCGTCGGCCCCAGCTTCCGTTCGGGACCCGGGTCCAGGTGACGAACGTCGCCAACGGCAGGTCACTGGTGGTCCGGATCAACGACCGGGGCACGTTCGCGCAGACCCCGCAGGAACCCAAGTGCCTCGATCTCACCGACGGCGCGTTCGGCCGGCTGGGCGGCAGCCTGAACCCCGACGCCGGACACATCGTGGTCACGCAGAAGGTTCTCGACTGA
- a CDS encoding chitinase, with the protein MAASFAVLFAVTPAQAADGQITGLAGKCADVAGAASTNGTAVQLYDCNGTAAQRWANPGDGTLRALGKCLDVVDRGTADGAAVQLWDCSGGTNQQWVVTATHDIVNPAANKCLDVRDNNSANATRLQIWSCSGGANQKWNAPAGGGGSTPSGFAVSEAQFNQMFPNRNSFYTYSGLTAALSAYPAFAHTGSDTVQKQEAAAFLANVSHETGGLVHVVEQNTADYPHYCDWGQPYGCPAGQAAYYGRGPIQLSWNFNYKAAGDALGIDLLNNPWLVQNDAAVAWKTGLWYWNTQSGPGTMTPHNAMVNGAGFGQTIRSINGSLECDGKNPAQVQSRVDAYQRFTQILGVSPGGNLSC; encoded by the coding sequence ATGGCCGCGTCCTTCGCCGTCCTGTTCGCCGTCACGCCCGCGCAGGCCGCAGACGGGCAGATCACCGGCCTCGCCGGCAAGTGTGCCGACGTGGCGGGCGCCGCGAGCACCAACGGCACCGCCGTACAGCTCTACGACTGCAACGGAACCGCCGCGCAGCGCTGGGCCAACCCGGGTGACGGCACCCTGCGGGCGCTCGGCAAGTGTCTGGACGTCGTGGACCGCGGCACCGCCGACGGCGCCGCCGTGCAGCTTTGGGACTGTTCCGGCGGAACCAACCAGCAGTGGGTGGTCACCGCCACGCACGACATCGTCAACCCGGCCGCGAACAAGTGCCTGGACGTGCGCGACAACAACTCGGCCAACGCCACCCGTCTCCAGATCTGGAGCTGCTCCGGCGGCGCGAACCAGAAGTGGAACGCTCCGGCAGGCGGGGGCGGCAGCACGCCGTCCGGATTCGCGGTCTCCGAGGCGCAGTTCAACCAGATGTTCCCGAACCGGAACTCCTTCTACACCTACAGCGGCCTCACCGCCGCGCTCAGCGCCTACCCGGCCTTCGCGCACACCGGCAGCGACACAGTGCAGAAGCAGGAAGCCGCGGCGTTCCTGGCCAACGTCAGCCACGAGACCGGTGGACTCGTCCACGTCGTGGAGCAGAACACCGCCGACTACCCGCACTACTGCGACTGGGGGCAGCCCTACGGGTGCCCGGCCGGCCAGGCCGCCTACTACGGGCGCGGCCCCATCCAGCTCTCCTGGAACTTCAACTACAAGGCGGCCGGGGACGCGCTCGGCATCGACCTGCTCAACAACCCCTGGCTGGTCCAGAACGACGCGGCCGTGGCCTGGAAGACGGGCCTGTGGTACTGGAACACCCAGTCCGGGCCGGGCACCATGACCCCGCACAACGCGATGGTCAACGGTGCCGGTTTCGGTCAGACCATCCGCTCCATCAACGGTTCCCTGGAGTGCGACGGCAAGAACCCCGCCCAGGTGCAGAGCCGCGTCGACGCCTACCAGAGGTTCACCCAGATCCTCGGCGTGAGCCCGGGCGGCAACCTGTCCTGCTGA
- a CDS encoding glycoside hydrolase family 5 protein, translating into MPMPSAVPRLAVTAAGLLLTAATTLTATPLATPASAAVPRHATAVRAPADAADPVAWAAPLSTRGRYIVDAHGDRFRLKGANWDGAQGSWTGSGSAADPAGHHAGQDSHDIPLGLDRAPLAQLLADFHQAGINTIRLPFSNEMIHRTTAVPDSAVAANPRLRGMTPLQVYDAVVDALSRSGFAVVLNNHTNTSRWCCGIDGNERWNSGQSTGQWADDWVFMARRYASVPHVVGADLYNEVRRDVLDDPNWGLGDGHDWYAAAKLAADRILTEGDPRLLIVIEGINWTGVPVDGLPHGRPVLAPARTLSHTLVDARKLVYSAHFYGYTGPHHSGATGIGETHDARYQDLSRAELATVLDDEAFVVEESGRHYTAPVWVSEFGIGSAETNPAARTWFGNITGYLAEHDADFAFWPLVGFAGHDDWALLRYDDTGRRSGILDPGDWRGTAWQRLMTAPGTTGPVAPAPVWRMLSTDHGDAVASLRVRAAGDWDPGAYKAACPDGTRLIGLSHTGGRGLCTDTGTADLRAADARQTVVTDERQVPAGGDWASGYTKYQCPDGEFLIGYGLRGERVSAALCVPARSAPAGAGRTVWFDRSDGRPADAPGGDFAYGSSKGQCAVTEYAAGIAFTTRVGSRPGPAALLCRTLP; encoded by the coding sequence ATGCCGATGCCATCAGCCGTGCCGCGCCTCGCCGTCACCGCCGCGGGTCTCCTGCTCACCGCGGCCACCACCCTCACCGCCACCCCCCTGGCCACGCCGGCCTCCGCCGCCGTACCGCGGCACGCCACGGCCGTGCGGGCCCCCGCCGACGCGGCGGACCCCGTCGCCTGGGCAGCACCCCTGTCGACCCGGGGCCGGTACATCGTCGACGCGCACGGCGACCGCTTCCGGCTGAAGGGCGCCAACTGGGACGGCGCACAGGGCTCCTGGACCGGCAGCGGCAGTGCCGCCGACCCCGCCGGCCATCACGCCGGGCAGGACTCGCACGACATCCCCCTCGGCCTGGACCGCGCACCGCTGGCCCAACTCCTCGCCGACTTCCACCAGGCGGGGATCAACACGATCCGGCTGCCGTTCTCCAACGAGATGATCCACCGTACGACTGCCGTCCCGGACAGCGCCGTCGCGGCCAATCCCCGGCTGCGGGGCATGACACCGCTGCAGGTCTACGACGCCGTGGTGGACGCGCTCAGCCGGAGCGGCTTCGCGGTCGTCCTCAACAACCACACCAACACCTCCCGCTGGTGCTGCGGCATCGACGGCAACGAGCGGTGGAACAGCGGGCAGTCCACCGGGCAGTGGGCGGACGACTGGGTCTTCATGGCCCGCCGCTACGCCTCCGTCCCCCACGTGGTCGGCGCCGATCTGTACAACGAGGTCCGGCGCGACGTGCTGGACGACCCCAACTGGGGCCTGGGCGACGGCCACGACTGGTACGCCGCGGCCAAGCTGGCCGCCGACCGCATCCTCACCGAGGGCGACCCCCGCCTCCTCATCGTGATCGAGGGGATCAACTGGACCGGGGTGCCCGTGGACGGGCTCCCGCACGGCCGGCCGGTGCTCGCTCCCGCCCGCACGCTGTCGCACACGCTCGTGGACGCCCGCAAACTCGTCTACTCCGCCCACTTCTACGGCTACACCGGCCCGCACCACAGCGGTGCCACCGGCATCGGCGAGACCCACGACGCCCGCTACCAGGACCTGTCCCGCGCCGAGCTGGCCACGGTCCTGGACGACGAGGCGTTCGTCGTGGAGGAGAGCGGCCGGCACTACACCGCGCCGGTGTGGGTGAGCGAGTTCGGCATCGGGTCGGCCGAGACGAACCCGGCGGCCCGGACCTGGTTCGGCAACATCACCGGCTATCTCGCCGAGCACGACGCCGACTTCGCGTTCTGGCCGCTGGTCGGCTTCGCGGGCCACGACGACTGGGCGCTGCTGCGCTACGACGACACCGGGCGCCGCTCCGGCATCCTCGACCCCGGCGACTGGCGCGGCACGGCGTGGCAGCGCCTGATGACCGCGCCGGGCACGACCGGTCCGGTGGCTCCGGCTCCCGTCTGGCGCATGCTCAGCACCGATCACGGTGACGCGGTGGCGTCACTGCGGGTGCGCGCCGCGGGAGACTGGGACCCGGGAGCGTACAAGGCCGCCTGCCCCGACGGCACCAGGCTCATCGGGCTGAGCCACACCGGCGGGCGCGGCCTGTGCACCGACACGGGCACGGCGGACCTGCGTGCCGCGGACGCGCGCCAGACGGTGGTCACCGACGAGCGCCAGGTGCCGGCCGGCGGGGACTGGGCGTCCGGCTACACCAAGTACCAGTGCCCGGACGGGGAGTTCCTCATCGGTTACGGGCTGCGCGGTGAGCGCGTGTCGGCGGCGCTGTGCGTCCCGGCACGGAGTGCCCCGGCGGGTGCCGGGCGGACGGTGTGGTTCGACCGGTCCGACGGCCGTCCCGCCGACGCGCCCGGCGGGGACTTCGCGTACGGCAGCTCCAAGGGACAGTGCGCGGTGACCGAGTACGCCGCGGGAATCGCCTTCACCACCCGAGTCGGCAGCCGCCCCGGCCCCGCGGCCCTGCTGTGCCGCACCCTGCCCTGA
- a CDS encoding MFS transporter, which translates to MTATTTAPPQPLVPSSRRRWTVLAVCCLSMFLVGLDTTIVNVGLPAIGHGLGVGTRSLEWTVDAYTVVLAGLLISSGALADRFGRRRVFQWGLTVFGVASLACAVAPSVGALIAARAVQGIGASMLSPVALAIVVNAMPDPRERARAIGVWASVFGLSMAAGPVTGGALVAGLGWRSLFWINAPVIVAALVLSAVFVPESRAAKPRRLDVPGQLLLTVVIGLWVGILIEGPRIGWTSPAALAAYALAVAATAGFVWAESRRAEPLVDPGLFRGPAFSGAVLGAVAVFAALNVTLLLNTLYLQHARGFTPLAAGTATLPMAFGATVCAPWSGRLVGRTGPRLPLLVAGGFLTAGGLCLTGLDRHTSVYLLLFAYLLIGIGFGFANAPITNTAVSGLPPARAGVAGAVTSTARQLGSAVGIAVAGGLVAGTGPEELAHASRPGWLLVAGCGLLLLLVARASRPTGPRQAPGSGTPAAARTR; encoded by the coding sequence GTGACCGCGACGACGACCGCCCCGCCCCAACCCCTCGTGCCGAGCAGCCGCAGACGCTGGACGGTGCTGGCCGTCTGCTGTCTGAGCATGTTCCTGGTCGGCCTGGACACCACCATCGTCAACGTGGGCCTGCCCGCCATCGGCCACGGCCTGGGCGTGGGGACCCGCAGCCTCGAATGGACCGTGGACGCGTACACCGTCGTCCTGGCCGGTCTGCTGATCTCCTCCGGCGCGCTGGCGGACCGGTTCGGACGCCGGCGGGTGTTCCAGTGGGGGCTGACGGTGTTCGGCGTGGCCTCGCTGGCCTGCGCGGTGGCCCCGTCGGTGGGCGCGCTGATCGCGGCGCGCGCGGTGCAGGGGATCGGTGCCTCCATGCTCAGCCCCGTGGCACTCGCCATCGTGGTCAACGCGATGCCCGACCCGCGGGAGCGGGCGCGGGCGATCGGCGTGTGGGCCTCCGTGTTCGGGCTCAGCATGGCCGCGGGCCCGGTCACCGGCGGCGCCCTCGTCGCGGGACTCGGCTGGCGGTCGCTGTTCTGGATCAACGCTCCGGTCATCGTGGCCGCCCTCGTGCTCAGCGCCGTGTTCGTGCCCGAGTCCCGGGCGGCGAAGCCCCGGCGGCTCGACGTTCCGGGCCAGCTCCTGCTGACCGTGGTGATCGGACTCTGGGTCGGCATCCTCATCGAGGGGCCGCGCATCGGCTGGACGTCACCCGCGGCGCTGGCCGCCTACGCCCTCGCCGTCGCGGCCACGGCGGGATTCGTGTGGGCGGAGTCCCGCCGGGCCGAACCGCTGGTGGACCCCGGCCTGTTCCGCGGGCCCGCGTTCAGCGGCGCGGTCCTGGGCGCCGTGGCGGTGTTCGCCGCGCTGAACGTGACACTGCTGCTCAACACCCTCTACCTCCAGCACGCCCGGGGCTTCACCCCGCTGGCCGCCGGTACGGCGACCCTGCCCATGGCGTTCGGCGCCACCGTCTGCGCGCCGTGGTCCGGCCGCCTGGTCGGCCGCACCGGCCCACGACTGCCGCTGCTCGTCGCGGGCGGCTTCCTCACCGCGGGCGGGTTGTGCCTGACCGGGCTCGACCGGCACACCAGTGTGTACCTGCTGCTCTTCGCCTACCTGCTCATCGGCATCGGGTTCGGCTTCGCCAACGCGCCGATCACCAACACCGCGGTGAGCGGACTGCCGCCCGCCCGGGCCGGCGTGGCGGGCGCCGTCACGTCCACCGCACGGCAGCTCGGCTCCGCCGTCGGCATCGCCGTCGCCGGCGGCCTGGTCGCGGGCACCGGCCCCGAGGAACTCGCCCATGCCTCCCGCCCGGGCTGGCTGCTGGTCGCCGGCTGCGGACTCCTCCTGCTCCTCGTGGCCCGCGCGTCCCGGCCCACCGGGCCCCGCCAGGCCCCGGGATCCGGCACGCCGGCCGCCGCGCGGACCCGCTGA
- a CDS encoding FAD binding domain-containing protein: MLLCLPTSVTEAQECLAEGAVPIGGATLVWATWQRDGFPGLAMSLREVPEANVMGRESVGGAVVLHRIDAQQPDVLRLAAATIGTGAVRRTATVGGNLVGSALRCLLPAALVLDTRATVLETDGVREADLTEVVAERPVLLSLRWRAPIASAYRKLTGQAGGPPPLVVASALHAGDGGGRCLRVAVRDGYDVLSGDTAGDTGAEDALDALRGTALGELPAVAWDVIRPQVTGLLHGDGANGEGLSAPDR, encoded by the coding sequence ATGCTGTTGTGTCTGCCCACGTCCGTGACGGAAGCCCAGGAGTGCCTGGCCGAGGGAGCCGTGCCGATCGGCGGGGCTACGCTCGTGTGGGCGACGTGGCAACGGGACGGTTTCCCCGGCCTCGCCATGTCCCTGCGTGAGGTACCGGAGGCCAACGTCATGGGACGCGAGAGCGTCGGCGGCGCCGTGGTCCTGCACCGGATCGACGCCCAGCAGCCGGACGTCCTGCGGCTGGCCGCCGCCACGATCGGCACCGGCGCCGTGCGGCGGACCGCGACGGTCGGGGGCAACCTTGTCGGCAGTGCGCTGCGCTGCCTGCTCCCCGCCGCCCTGGTCCTGGACACCCGCGCGACGGTCCTCGAAACCGACGGGGTCCGCGAGGCGGACCTGACCGAGGTCGTCGCCGAACGGCCCGTCCTGCTCAGCCTGCGCTGGCGCGCGCCGATCGCCTCCGCCTACCGCAAACTGACCGGCCAGGCGGGCGGGCCGCCCCCTCTCGTCGTGGCCTCGGCCCTGCACGCCGGTGACGGCGGAGGCCGGTGCCTGCGCGTCGCCGTACGCGACGGCTACGACGTGCTCAGCGGGGACACCGCCGGTGACACCGGCGCCGAGGACGCCCTCGACGCGCTGCGCGGCACGGCCCTGGGCGAGCTGCCGGCCGTCGCATGGGACGTGATCCGCCCGCAGGTCACCGGCCTCCTGCACGGCGATGGCGCGAACGGAGAGGGTCTCAGCGCGCCGGATCGGTGA